In the genome of Streptomyces aquilus, the window ACCCACGCCCAGGGCCTCACCGCGCCCGACGGCAACGCGATCCCTGCGAGCGGACGGTCCCTCCAGATCGGGCTGGCGGCGTTCCGGCACCTGCACGACGGGCGCGTCAGCGAATACCGCGTGTACTACGACTACCGCGTGGACTACGACGACTTCGATCTTCTTACGCAGCTCGGGCTGACGAACTGACGTATCGAGGACCGGTGTTGAGGCCGGCGTGGAGCGGGGCGCGCCCGGCCGAGGGCGTGCCCCCCTTCTGTGGCACGGTGCGCCGCCTGGCGTGCGCCCAGTCTCTCTTGCTCCCGGCTACTCCTCCCGCCCGCAAGCGCGGCGATCGTGGCGGCGATGGTTCGCGTCCTCCTGGGCCAGGCGCCGCAGCAGCCTGACGACCGGCTCGAACAGCACGGTGAGGACCACGGCCCGCTCGGCGAGGGCGATGCGGTCCTCGATGCCTTCGAACTGCGCGAAGTCCAGGTCCGCGGTGGCGGTGGCGAGCCGTGCGTAGGGGGCGAGGTCGTCGGCCGTGAAGTCCGTTCCGATCCGGCTCAGTTCGGCGAGACTCCGGGCGAGTGCCGGGCGGTGCGGTGAGGCGTCGGAGATCTGCCAGCCCATGTTCTCGATGAGAGCCTCGACCCTCGCGGCGGCTCCGCAGGACGCCGCCTCGTCGACGCCGCCCTCCGGCCCCTCACCCTTCCCCTCATTCGTCTCCGCGGAAGGAACGGGCAGGGCGTGGTGAACGACGCCCAGGGTCTCGAACGCGTCCAGTGGACGGTCGACGGCTTCCAGCACTTCACGGGTGCGGGCGACCGACAGCCCCCCGAGCTGGATGAGGGAACGGATCAGACGGAGCCGCTCGATGTGCTCCTCGTCGTACTCGACCGTGGTCGGGTTCAGCGCACGTCCCTCCGGGAGAAGCCCCTCCCGTCGGTAGTACTTGATGGTCGCCACCGGCACCCCGGACCGCCGGCTGAGCTCTGAAATCCTCATGCGCTCCCTCACGCTCAACTGTCCCTCCAGTATCGCGTTACCGGGGGTTGCCCCACCGAGCTCGATAGTGCCACTATCAGGCACTCGATAGTGGAGCTATCGAGTTCTGCCTCGGCGCGCCCTCGTTGCGCACCCGGCCTCTCACCCTCGTACGCCTTGATATCGGAGGACCACGCATGTCCCAGCGAATCGGCAAGACCCACTGGAAGCGTTTCGCCGTGGGTGCGGTGCCGACAGTGGCCGCCACCGCGGCGGTTGCCGTCTCCATGGCCCAGGGTGCGCTGGCCGCTTCGTTCAGCATCTCCGGTTCCGACTTCAAGGTCTCGGCAGGCTCCCTGAGCGGCAGCGGATTCGCCAACTACGCCACGGTGGACGTCGCCAAGAACGGCAAGCACATACCCGTCTCCGTGTCGGCCCTCGACAACGCGAAGATCACCAACATGTGCCAGTCCGTGCCGGTGGACATTCCCGTACTCGGGACCTACACGATGACCCTCAAGGCCGGCGGGGACGGGACCGCGGTCAAGGCCAAGGACCTGTTCATCGACATGACCGATCTTCAGGCCAAGAAGGGCACCTTCAACAACGTCGACATCGGCGTCGCCACCGGCTCCATCACGAAGGGCCACGTCAACCCCAAGGACCGCGTCGATCCCGACAACTACGCCCAGCAGGCGGACTCGATCGAGATCATCGACGCCCACCAGAGGGTCTGGGCCACCACCGCAGGGACGTTCGAACTGTCGGGCCTGCACATGAACATCGCGGCCGGCCGCCACGACTGCTTCTGACCCTCGCTCCCACTTCCCCTCCCCCACCCGTTCACGACCTGGGAGCCTCTCCATGACGAGTGCCGGCGCATCCGCGCACCCCCACAGAGACAGCGGCTTCGCCAGTGCTCGCCAAGCCTTTCGGACCTGGCGGCGCACCCGCCCCTTCTGGGCGGGTCTGCTGGTGCTCCTCGCCGCCGCACCCATCATTTACTTCCCATACTTCAACCTCTCCCTGGGCGCCCTGTCCGTGGCGATGTCCACGACGGCCGGCGCGGGCTCGCTGATCATCGGCCTGACGCTGATCGTCCTCGGCGGACTCCTCTGGTTCCAGCCGATCATCAGGTTCTTCGCCGGATGCGTCGCGATCTTCCTCGGCGTACTGTCGCTTCCCGTCTCCAACTTCGGCGGCTTCTTCTTCGGCACCCTGTTCGCGGCCACCGGCGGGCTCCTCGCCCTGGCGTGGGGCCCGGTCGACGCGGACCTGCCCGAGGACATCGCCGCCACGGAGGGAGAGCCGGGGAATGGCTGAACCGTCGTCCCACCTCCACGGCGAGACCGCGGAAACCCACGTCACCCGGTCCCCGCGAGGCCGCCACGCCCTGCCTCGCGCCTCCGCGCTGACCCGCCTGCGTCTGCCGCTCGGAAAGGCGCTCGCGCTGACCGCGCTGCCGACCGCCCTCGTCCTGGGGAGTCAGCGTCCGCCCACCGTCGACACGAGCGCCACCACCGCGCAATCCGTGCCCGAAGAGGCGGCCGAGAGCGGGGTCGACTGCGACCGCACCGACGCCCCGTCGAAGCCCACCGTGACGCCGACACCCTCGGCTGCTCCCGCCACGCCCAGTGCCGCTCCGAGCGAACAGCCCGTCAAGCCGACGGAGCACACGGCTGAAACGCCCCTCACGCCGGATCCGCCCCCATCACCGGGCACCCCCTCCGCCACCCCTACCCTCACCGGTCTCGCGGGACTCCTCGACCCCCTCTTCGGCGGCGACACCGAGCAGCAGAGTCCGGCACCCGCCACACCTGCGTCGCCGACCTCGGCCGCGCCGACGCCAATACCCAAGGCCACGCAGTCGACCACTCTCCCGGCAGCCCCCTCCCCGAGCCGGCGGACCACCTCCCCGGCAGCCCCCTCCACGAGCCAGCGGACCACCTCCGCATCACCCCTGCCGCACCCCGCGCAGTCACCCCAAGGGACCGACCGCACCTGCGACATCAGCGATCTCGCGGCACCCAGGGACAAGAGCGCCGGTCGCTTTGCCGCCGAGTCCTGGAACATGAAGGGGAGCCATCTCGAACTGCGCGACGTCGTCTTCGGCGGTGTGGTGACCGTGGACACGGCCGCCGGCCCCAAGCGGGTGCTCAAGTTCTCCGCGGCGGGCGTCACGATCCGCGACCTGAAGATGGCCGTACCCGTCAGCCCGCAGATCCAGCACATCGACGGAGCCCCCGGCTCGACGTCCACGCTGCAGGGCGACCGCATCACCATGTACGTCGAGAGCCTGACGGGCACGCTCTCCGGCGCCGAAGGGATTCCCCTTCCCCCCGTCCTCCGCCTCCACCTCACCCCCGACACCGTTCCGGAGTGGCTCTACGACACCGTCGGGAAGCTCGACCTCAAACTCCAGCTCGCCCTGGACGACGCCGACATCGACCAGGCCGGACAGACAGGCGGAAAGCTCATCATCCCGGGGATCCACGGATACGGAACCATCGAAACCAGCGGAACCACCCCCTGAACCCAGCCCCACGCGACCATCTCCCTCGACGAGCTTGCGCTTGGAAACCGATCGGTTTACCGTGATGTAAACCAATCGGTTTCAATTCCTGTGGAGACAGTCATGACCGCTTTGAAGGACGCAAACGTCTTCGTCACCGGTGGCAGCCGGGGCATCGGCAAGGCGCTGGTGGAGGAGCTGTACGCACGCGGTGCCGCCAAGGTCTACGCCACGGCCCGCGACCCGCGCGCCGTGACGCACCCCGACGCCATCCCGGTGGCGCTGGAGGTCACCGACCCGGCCGCCGTCGCAGCCGCCGCCGCGCAGGCGCAGGATGTCACCGTGCTGATCAACAACGCGGGTGCCGCGGTCGGCGCCTCCTACCTCGACTCCCCCGTCGACGACGTACGCAGGGAATTCGAGACCAACTTCTACGGTCCGCTGCTGCTCACCCGCGCCTTCGTGCCGATCATCGAACGCAACGGCGGCGGCCACATCCTCAATGTGCACTCCGTCCTCTCCTGGCTGGCCCTCGGCGGCTCCTACAGCGCCTCCAAGGCCGCTCTGTGGTCGCAGTCCAACTCCCTGCGCCTGGAGCTTCAGCCGCGCGGCATCTCCGTCACCGGACTGCACGTCGGTTACGTCGACACCGACCTGGCGGCCGGCGTCGACGGCCCCAAGTCCAGCCCTCGCGACGTGGCCGCCCTCGCCCTCGACGGGATCGAGACGGGCGCCTACGAGGTGCTCGCCGACGACATCTCCCGACAGGTCAAGGCGGGCCTGGCCGGCGACCTGGCCGGGCTGTACGAACAGCTGGCCAAGTAGCGGGACGGGGAGACGGCAGGATGCCCAGGCCGGGCACTTCCGTCTCCTCCTCCCGCCGGGGCCCCACCCGGCGAGGAAGAGCCACATGAGCGGGCCGTGGCCCAGATACTGGCCCGGCCCGCCCGCGGCGGACCGCTCGACCTCGTCGTACACCCGCGCCTGCGGCACTCGGATGCGCTGCGGATCTCGCCATGCCGACCCCCTCTGAAGCCCTCCGTGCTCTGGCATGAGCCGACCCCGCCTTCGCCCCTCTGGACAGAATTCCGGTCACCGGCCTTCTCGTGATGGCTGGACGCGACGACACGGCCCTGCCCGACGCCTCCGCTGCCGAAGCGCACCGCGGCACCCTCACCCGCCCGGGGACTTCCACCCGATCACCGAAGCCGCAGCCGTCGCCGCCAGGCCCAGTGACACAGAAACCCCCTCGATCTCGATCCCGACTTCAGCCACGCCCCGCTCCACCTGACGAAGCGAGTGCACCAAGGGAGCTTCATTCCGCGCACCGACAGAGCTGACACCGCAGCTGAGTTTACTTTCCTATACTCAGAGGGTAGCGTCACCGGTACATCGATCCGGCTGCCGCACGGACACCTGTCACGGCACCCATCTGAGAAGGAGCGCCATCATGGGCGTCAGCCAAGAAGCACACGAGTTCGCGGAGTTCCTCGCCGGCGTGAGCGCGAAGTCCGCGACACCGGGTCTCGACCTGAGCGTCATCCGCGACATCGTCGACTCGAACCACAAGGCGTCGACCGAACCGGAAGGCGTCACCTACGCCGAGGTCAACGCGGACGGAGTACCCGCTCTCTGGGCCATCCCCGAGGGCGCCGACCCCGACAAGGCGCTGCTCCACCTCCACTTCGGCGGATCCGTCACAGCCTCCATGCACTCCGACCGCAAGGCCGCCGGCCACATCGCGAAGGCCGCCGGAGTGCGCTCCCTGGTCGTGGACTTCCGCCTCGCGCCGGAGCACCCCTACCCGGCGCAGCTCGACGACGTCGAGACGGCTTACCGGTGGCTGCTCTCCCAGGGCTACGAGCCCCGGAACATCGGCAGCACCGGCCACTCCATCGGCGGCACGCTCGCGATCATGCTGGCGCTGCGTCTGCTGGCCAAGGGCGAGCCCACCCCCGGTGCGATCGTCAGCGTCTCGCCCTGGACCGACCTCACCCTCCAGAACCCGTCGGTGGACGCCAACGAGGCGAACGACAAGATGCTCAGCCGCGCCACCCTCGAGCTCTTCCGCGGAGCCTGGGTGCAGGACCCCGCCATCGAGCCCGCCGACCCCCGGGTCAGCATCGCCAACGCCGACCTGACCGGCCTGCCGCCCACCCTCGTCTATTACGGCGAGTACGAGACCCTTGCCGACGACGGTGCCGAACTCGGGTGCCGGCTCGCCGACTTCAAGGTCACTTCCGAGACCCACGGGCTCCCCGAGGGTCAGCACTCGTTCGTCCTGGGCGCGGGCCGCGTGCCCGAGGTGAACGCGGCGATCGACCGGATGGGGCAGTGGCTCCGCACGTACCTCGGCGCCTGACCAGAGCCTGAGGCCGGGGCCCGCCGATAAGGGCTCGCCCACCATGACGTGACGCGATGCCGGTGACCGGGAATCCTGGTCATCGGCATCCTGCTCGGCCATTGCGGCCAACCTGAGGTATGCGTGGAGGCAGCGTTCTGCACGCCGCCCCTCCCCCGGTCCCTGGACGCCACAAAGGAGTGCGCAATGGGAAAGTACGAGGACGTCTTCCGCACCAGCACCGAAGCCCCGGAGAACTTCTGGCTGACGGCGGCGGAAGGC includes:
- a CDS encoding MerR family transcriptional regulator, with product MRISELSRRSGVPVATIKYYRREGLLPEGRALNPTTVEYDEEHIERLRLIRSLIQLGGLSVARTREVLEAVDRPLDAFETLGVVHHALPVPSAETNEGKGEGPEGGVDEAASCGAAARVEALIENMGWQISDASPHRPALARSLAELSRIGTDFTADDLAPYARLATATADLDFAQFEGIEDRIALAERAVVLTVLFEPVVRLLRRLAQEDANHRRHDRRACGREE
- a CDS encoding DUF6230 family protein: MSQRIGKTHWKRFAVGAVPTVAATAAVAVSMAQGALAASFSISGSDFKVSAGSLSGSGFANYATVDVAKNGKHIPVSVSALDNAKITNMCQSVPVDIPVLGTYTMTLKAGGDGTAVKAKDLFIDMTDLQAKKGTFNNVDIGVATGSITKGHVNPKDRVDPDNYAQQADSIEIIDAHQRVWATTAGTFELSGLHMNIAAGRHDCF
- a CDS encoding DUF6114 domain-containing protein; this translates as MTSAGASAHPHRDSGFASARQAFRTWRRTRPFWAGLLVLLAAAPIIYFPYFNLSLGALSVAMSTTAGAGSLIIGLTLIVLGGLLWFQPIIRFFAGCVAIFLGVLSLPVSNFGGFFFGTLFAATGGLLALAWGPVDADLPEDIAATEGEPGNG
- a CDS encoding SDR family oxidoreductase; translated protein: MTALKDANVFVTGGSRGIGKALVEELYARGAAKVYATARDPRAVTHPDAIPVALEVTDPAAVAAAAAQAQDVTVLINNAGAAVGASYLDSPVDDVRREFETNFYGPLLLTRAFVPIIERNGGGHILNVHSVLSWLALGGSYSASKAALWSQSNSLRLELQPRGISVTGLHVGYVDTDLAAGVDGPKSSPRDVAALALDGIETGAYEVLADDISRQVKAGLAGDLAGLYEQLAK
- a CDS encoding alpha/beta hydrolase encodes the protein MGVSQEAHEFAEFLAGVSAKSATPGLDLSVIRDIVDSNHKASTEPEGVTYAEVNADGVPALWAIPEGADPDKALLHLHFGGSVTASMHSDRKAAGHIAKAAGVRSLVVDFRLAPEHPYPAQLDDVETAYRWLLSQGYEPRNIGSTGHSIGGTLAIMLALRLLAKGEPTPGAIVSVSPWTDLTLQNPSVDANEANDKMLSRATLELFRGAWVQDPAIEPADPRVSIANADLTGLPPTLVYYGEYETLADDGAELGCRLADFKVTSETHGLPEGQHSFVLGAGRVPEVNAAIDRMGQWLRTYLGA